Proteins encoded in a region of the Isosphaeraceae bacterium EP7 genome:
- a CDS encoding class I SAM-dependent methyltransferase yields the protein MSKVFHAREIGRLVEEIDAFGGPNKPAMAAYTNEFILEYETEIDQTLDPFSEAYVSQQLALYREIVGRDPDPVDTEQYKIAVKLHAAAAHPLNDRNLSVTAKHMAAISNVIALAGLPHAARVLDLGCGWGQTSEILAYCGAEVVAVDINPLFVDLVRQRAKRLGLPITAEVGTFEGFSSAEPFDMVFYYECLHHAIRPWVALEFAARHVKPEGLIAFAGEPLNALWWKHWGLRLDAISVYCIRKYGWFESGWSAEFLIACFERAGFVLRLHPGLGIEGSQVGIADRTGTIKRVSAFDRYVSSMEKFIGDLHAANANPPDEVGPESETDASQRDALCLSLDSAVGPSTPPALPEQTGTLSGEFDSPGSALRDPKGMGVDV from the coding sequence ATGTCCAAGGTTTTCCACGCACGAGAGATTGGGCGCCTTGTCGAGGAGATCGACGCGTTTGGCGGCCCGAATAAACCAGCCATGGCGGCTTACACAAACGAGTTCATCCTCGAATATGAGACCGAGATCGACCAGACGCTTGATCCGTTCTCAGAGGCCTATGTCTCGCAGCAATTGGCGCTCTATCGCGAGATCGTCGGCCGCGACCCCGATCCGGTTGACACCGAGCAGTATAAAATCGCTGTCAAGCTGCACGCGGCTGCCGCGCACCCTCTCAACGATCGCAACCTGTCCGTCACGGCCAAGCACATGGCAGCCATCAGCAACGTGATTGCCTTGGCCGGCCTGCCGCACGCGGCGCGAGTGCTCGATCTAGGTTGCGGCTGGGGGCAGACCAGCGAAATTCTGGCCTACTGCGGAGCGGAGGTAGTGGCCGTGGACATCAATCCACTATTCGTGGACCTGGTGCGCCAGCGGGCCAAGCGGCTGGGGCTGCCGATCACCGCCGAGGTCGGGACGTTCGAGGGGTTCAGCTCGGCGGAGCCCTTCGACATGGTCTTCTACTATGAGTGCCTGCACCATGCCATCCGCCCGTGGGTGGCGCTGGAGTTCGCCGCCAGGCACGTCAAGCCGGAGGGTCTGATCGCGTTCGCCGGCGAGCCGCTCAACGCGCTGTGGTGGAAGCACTGGGGTCTGCGCCTCGATGCCATCTCGGTGTACTGCATCCGCAAATACGGCTGGTTCGAGAGCGGCTGGTCGGCCGAGTTCCTGATCGCGTGCTTCGAGCGTGCCGGGTTCGTGCTTCGCCTGCATCCTGGCCTTGGAATCGAGGGCAGCCAGGTCGGCATTGCCGACCGCACCGGCACCATCAAACGCGTTTCCGCCTTCGACCGATACGTCTCCTCCATGGAAAAGTTCATCGGCGATCTCCACGCAGCCAATGCGAACCCGCCAGACGAAGTCGGGCCCGAATCAGAGACTGACGCCAGCCAGCGAGATGCGCTCTGCCTGAGCCTGGACTCCGCAGTCGGCCCAAGCACGCCCCCGGCCCTGCCGGAGCAGACCGGCACGCTGAGTGGGGAGTTCGACTCGCCCGGATCGGCGCTGCGCGATCCGAAAGGGATGGGTGTCGATGTCTGA
- the aroB gene encoding 3-dehydroquinate synthase, with translation MPAADDRTDDAVETQLEATARVPVDLGPRSYEVRVVSDRAAEFGPFAAEALNETWAGRGCKLALVVTDENLSGRVGPYVEGLAGAGIRAEVATVPPGEASKSAETAWTLYDRLIEMKADRHTCVVAVGGGVVGDLSGYVAATFARGLPLVMVPTTLLAQVDSSVGGKVGVNHPRAKNIIGAFHQPVGVWVDTATLATLPARELKCGLAEVVKYGVILDDDFFAWLERQAAPIAAGEPGPLRHLIAHCCRLKADVVSRDEREETGLRAVLNFGHTIGHAIEAVAGYGGGYLHGEAVAVGMVAESRLAERLGWVDAETTARLTALLARFGLPVSAPGLAPDALIEAMGRDKKNKGGRTRFVLPRRIGQVELTDAPDEATIRDVLATL, from the coding sequence ATGCCCGCTGCCGATGATCGAACGGATGATGCCGTCGAGACCCAACTCGAGGCGACGGCCAGGGTGCCGGTGGACCTGGGGCCACGGTCGTACGAAGTTCGCGTCGTCAGCGACCGCGCCGCCGAGTTCGGCCCGTTCGCCGCCGAGGCCCTTAACGAAACGTGGGCCGGCCGCGGGTGCAAGCTGGCCCTGGTCGTCACCGATGAGAACCTGTCGGGACGCGTCGGGCCCTACGTCGAGGGGCTCGCCGGCGCGGGGATCAGGGCCGAGGTCGCGACGGTCCCGCCCGGCGAGGCCTCCAAGAGCGCCGAGACCGCCTGGACGCTCTACGACCGGCTCATCGAGATGAAGGCCGACCGTCATACGTGCGTCGTGGCCGTGGGGGGCGGCGTGGTCGGTGACCTTTCGGGATATGTCGCGGCGACGTTCGCGAGGGGATTGCCCCTGGTCATGGTCCCCACGACGCTGCTGGCTCAGGTCGATAGCTCGGTCGGTGGCAAGGTTGGGGTGAACCACCCGAGGGCCAAGAACATCATCGGCGCCTTCCACCAGCCGGTGGGCGTCTGGGTCGACACCGCCACGCTGGCCACCCTCCCCGCCCGCGAGCTGAAGTGCGGGCTGGCCGAGGTGGTGAAGTACGGGGTGATCCTGGATGACGACTTCTTCGCCTGGCTGGAGCGCCAGGCGGCTCCGATTGCGGCCGGCGAGCCGGGGCCGCTGCGGCACCTCATCGCGCATTGCTGCCGGCTGAAGGCCGACGTGGTCTCGCGCGACGAGCGCGAGGAGACCGGCCTGCGTGCGGTGCTCAACTTCGGCCACACGATCGGCCACGCCATCGAGGCCGTCGCGGGCTACGGCGGCGGCTACCTGCACGGCGAGGCCGTGGCCGTCGGGATGGTCGCCGAGAGCCGACTTGCCGAGCGTCTCGGGTGGGTCGATGCCGAGACGACCGCCCGGCTGACGGCCCTTCTCGCCCGCTTCGGCCTGCCGGTCTCGGCCCCCGGCCTGGCCCCCGACGCCTTGATCGAGGCCATGGGTCGCGACAAGAAGAACAAAGGGGGCCGGACGAGGTTCGTCCTGCCCAGGCGAATCGGCCAGGTCGAGCTGACCGACGCACCCGACGAGGCCACGATCCGCGACGTGCTGGCGACCCTCTGA
- a CDS encoding M50 family metallopeptidase: MTDPLTWTIDLGRWAGIRARIHWSLPLFLGLKLLSSALSSGHPVLETACWGGLLLLALAVHELGHIAASWWFGVEPDDIRLWPLGNLTSPSREPRSPEAIWVALAGPLASLIAFFVGAVAVNLSADAEAIWSPFGNGLGSGGAPLLIAKAGAARAAVPAFSVAWFAGWFAYLNIVLFWANLIPALPFDGGRAFRALLANISSVPSRESSYAPYTSRVVVLLLTAVGLIKLLLYSQSQAGAAFALFSLALVVEWMFRLEARFLEDGGFFDDTLFGYDFSEGYTSLDSASARVRPHPQWAITRWKSRRTEARRLRKAALEAEQDRRVDELLQKIYDGGRESLSADERRFLERASRDYRKKTGLT; encoded by the coding sequence ATGACCGATCCCTTGACGTGGACGATCGACCTGGGGCGCTGGGCGGGCATCCGGGCCCGCATTCACTGGTCGCTCCCCCTGTTCCTCGGCCTGAAGCTGCTGAGCTCGGCCCTGTCGTCGGGCCATCCCGTCCTGGAGACCGCCTGCTGGGGCGGCCTTCTGCTGCTGGCCCTGGCGGTGCATGAGCTGGGCCACATCGCCGCGTCCTGGTGGTTCGGCGTCGAGCCGGACGATATCCGCCTCTGGCCGCTGGGCAACCTGACCTCGCCCTCGCGCGAGCCCCGTTCTCCCGAGGCGATCTGGGTCGCGCTGGCTGGCCCGCTCGCCAGCCTGATCGCCTTCTTCGTCGGGGCCGTCGCGGTGAACCTCTCGGCGGACGCCGAGGCGATCTGGAGCCCCTTCGGCAACGGCCTCGGCTCCGGGGGAGCCCCGCTGCTGATCGCCAAGGCTGGCGCCGCCCGCGCCGCGGTCCCCGCGTTCAGCGTGGCCTGGTTCGCCGGCTGGTTCGCCTATCTCAACATCGTGCTCTTCTGGGCCAACCTCATCCCGGCGCTCCCCTTCGACGGAGGCCGGGCCTTCCGGGCCTTGCTCGCCAACATCTCCTCCGTCCCCTCGCGCGAGAGTTCCTACGCCCCCTACACGTCGCGCGTGGTGGTCCTGCTGCTGACGGCCGTGGGGCTCATCAAGCTCCTGCTCTACAGCCAGAGCCAGGCCGGCGCGGCGTTCGCCCTGTTCTCCCTGGCCCTGGTCGTCGAGTGGATGTTCCGCCTGGAGGCCCGCTTCCTGGAAGACGGCGGCTTCTTCGACGACACCCTCTTCGGCTACGACTTCTCCGAGGGCTATACCAGCCTCGACTCCGCCTCCGCCAGGGTCCGGCCTCATCCGCAGTGGGCCATCACCCGCTGGAAGTCGCGGAGGACCGAGGCCCGGCGCCTCCGCAAGGCCGCCCTCGAGGCCGAGCAGGATCGGCGAGTCGACGAGCTGCTCCAGAAGATCTACGACGGCGGCCGCGAGTCTCTCAGCGCCGACGAACGCCGGTTTCTCGAACGCGCCAGCCGCGACTATCGCAAGAAGACCGGCCTCACGTGA
- a CDS encoding homocysteine S-methyltransferase family protein, protein MNEPSARRLLLDRGTLLLDAAMGTRLIARGLDLRDDDPCAWNLSRPDDVLDIHRRDVAAGSDVLLTNTFGANRAWLERLGLADRFVAINRAAVALARQAAGPDRLVFGGLGPTSVSSPDLGACRDQAVTLAEAGVDGLIFETMDLPAALVALDVVAPIIREGLPVVVSFWTWPDDADAAIKIENLGASAIGLNCVWPARKVVEMVRTLVGSTRLPVWVKPSGAMPGQRPATPEELARVAVELSNLGARFVGGCCGTTEVHLAAMRRALDSGVAPIQA, encoded by the coding sequence GTGAACGAGCCGTCGGCCCGCCGCCTTCTCCTCGACCGAGGAACGCTCCTGCTCGACGCCGCCATGGGGACCCGGCTCATCGCGCGCGGGCTCGACCTCCGCGATGACGACCCTTGCGCCTGGAACCTCAGCCGTCCGGACGACGTCCTCGACATCCACCGCCGCGACGTGGCCGCGGGGTCCGACGTCCTGCTCACCAATACCTTCGGCGCCAATCGAGCCTGGCTCGAACGCCTGGGCCTGGCCGATCGGTTTGTAGCGATCAACCGGGCCGCCGTGGCCCTCGCCCGCCAGGCCGCCGGCCCCGACCGCCTGGTCTTCGGCGGCCTCGGTCCGACCTCGGTCTCGAGCCCGGACCTCGGTGCCTGCCGCGACCAGGCGGTGACCCTCGCCGAGGCGGGCGTCGACGGCCTCATCTTCGAGACGATGGACCTCCCCGCAGCCCTGGTCGCTCTCGATGTCGTCGCCCCGATCATCCGGGAAGGCCTGCCCGTGGTCGTCAGCTTCTGGACCTGGCCCGATGATGCGGACGCCGCCATTAAGATCGAGAACCTGGGGGCCTCGGCGATCGGCCTGAACTGCGTCTGGCCGGCTCGCAAGGTCGTCGAGATGGTCCGGACGCTGGTGGGCTCGACCCGGCTGCCCGTCTGGGTCAAGCCGTCGGGCGCGATGCCAGGCCAGCGTCCGGCCACGCCGGAAGAACTCGCGAGGGTGGCCGTCGAGCTGTCCAATCTGGGGGCCCGGTTCGTCGGGGGCTGCTGCGGGACGACCGAGGTTCACCTGGCCGCGATGCGCCGGGCGCTTGACAGCGGGGTCGCACCGATCCAGGCTTGA
- a CDS encoding YkgJ family cysteine cluster protein, which yields MAERTQVQPPREAIPPGACLCDFCPGKCCRYFTVEIATPRTWDDYDETRWYLAHGDTIVYVEDGTWYLVVMSRCRYLTPENRCGIYHDRPKICREYTTDECEYDDDWTFQKVFEVPEQLWEYAAAILPPRPPSPPPKPPKRLPGPPKSAGFVALSTLTAPPVPTQAAEPASPFEVVKRRRKPKD from the coding sequence TTGGCCGAACGAACCCAAGTCCAGCCCCCGCGCGAGGCGATCCCGCCCGGGGCCTGCCTCTGCGACTTCTGCCCCGGCAAGTGCTGCCGCTACTTCACCGTCGAGATCGCGACCCCGCGCACCTGGGACGACTACGACGAGACCCGCTGGTACCTGGCCCACGGAGACACAATCGTCTACGTCGAGGACGGGACCTGGTACCTGGTCGTCATGTCCCGCTGCCGCTACCTGACGCCCGAGAATCGCTGCGGGATCTACCACGACCGCCCCAAGATCTGCCGCGAATATACGACCGACGAGTGCGAGTACGACGACGACTGGACGTTCCAGAAGGTCTTCGAGGTTCCCGAGCAGCTCTGGGAATACGCCGCGGCCATCCTGCCCCCGCGCCCGCCCAGTCCGCCGCCCAAGCCGCCGAAACGCCTGCCGGGCCCGCCGAAATCAGCCGGGTTCGTCGCCCTATCCACCCTGACGGCCCCGCCCGTGCCGACCCAGGCGGCCGAGCCCGCGTCGCCGTTCGAAGTCGTCAAGCGGCGTCGCAAGCCGAAGGACTGA
- a CDS encoding HYExAFE family protein — translation MARRSNHYEAAFEAHVRSLRIPCVAVDEAKRALTEDGGCLKSPDFLLYPRGGSNLVVEVKGKRAKDARGRRPWENWVTTDDLDGLSRWQDLFGPGFRSILVFAYAEAPPPFPLPPGDGSFSFHDLSYRFWAVGLDDYLRHLRSRGPAWKAVAMARAAFRKRVRPLEEWIPRQPSAAVSRTPTRVAAAVGPGRFETQSPSESDR, via the coding sequence ATGGCCAGGCGGTCCAACCACTACGAGGCGGCATTCGAAGCCCACGTCCGGTCGCTGCGCATCCCCTGCGTGGCGGTCGACGAGGCCAAGCGCGCCCTCACCGAGGACGGCGGTTGCCTCAAGAGCCCCGACTTCCTGCTTTATCCTCGCGGCGGCTCGAACCTGGTCGTCGAGGTGAAGGGAAAGCGGGCCAAAGACGCCCGGGGGCGACGCCCCTGGGAGAACTGGGTGACCACCGACGACCTCGACGGGCTTTCACGCTGGCAGGACCTCTTCGGCCCCGGCTTCCGCTCGATCCTGGTATTCGCCTACGCCGAGGCCCCTCCGCCGTTCCCGCTGCCCCCGGGCGACGGCTCGTTCAGCTTCCATGACCTGTCCTACCGCTTCTGGGCGGTCGGGCTGGATGACTACTTGCGGCATCTCCGCTCGCGCGGGCCCGCCTGGAAGGCCGTCGCCATGGCCCGGGCCGCCTTCCGCAAGCGGGTCCGCCCGCTCGAAGAGTGGATCCCCCGGCAGCCCAGCGCCGCAGTGAGCCGCACACCGACCCGCGTCGCCGCGGCCGTCGGACCCGGACGATTCGAGACCCAGTCCCCGTCGGAGAGCGACCGATGA
- the bioB gene encoding biotin synthase BioB, whose translation MPNDRAATAEYTRWTTDEVDRIYRTPVLELIYRAAEVHRAHHDPSKVQVCVLLSVKTGGCPEDCGYCPQAARYHTAVKAEPLLDVAEVLDAATRAKESGATRFCMGAAWREVKDNAQFDRVLDMIRGVKQLGLEACCTLGMVDADQARRMKDAGLDAYNHNLDSSESFYGEVISTRGYTDRLETIQHVRDAGITVCSGGIVGLGETVADRVAMLATLANLPVPPESVPINALVAVPGTPLADRPRVDIWDMVRTIATARILMPAAMVRLSAGRLEMTESDQALCFLAGANSIFAGDKLLTTPNPAVDRDKQMFERLGLTPMPAAVHAD comes from the coding sequence ATGCCCAACGACCGTGCCGCGACGGCCGAGTACACCCGCTGGACCACCGACGAGGTCGACCGGATCTACCGGACTCCCGTCCTGGAGTTGATCTACCGCGCCGCCGAGGTCCACCGGGCGCACCACGATCCCTCCAAGGTCCAGGTCTGCGTCCTCCTTTCGGTGAAGACCGGCGGCTGCCCGGAAGACTGCGGTTACTGCCCGCAGGCCGCCCGCTACCACACCGCCGTGAAGGCCGAGCCCCTGCTCGACGTCGCCGAGGTCCTGGACGCCGCCACCCGCGCCAAGGAGTCGGGCGCCACCCGCTTCTGCATGGGGGCCGCCTGGCGTGAGGTCAAGGACAACGCCCAGTTCGACCGCGTGCTGGACATGATCCGCGGCGTCAAGCAGCTCGGTCTCGAGGCCTGCTGCACCCTCGGCATGGTCGACGCCGACCAGGCCCGGCGGATGAAGGACGCCGGCCTCGACGCCTACAATCACAACCTCGACTCCTCCGAGTCGTTCTACGGCGAGGTCATCTCCACTCGCGGTTACACCGACCGCCTGGAGACCATCCAGCACGTCCGCGACGCCGGCATCACCGTCTGCTCGGGCGGCATCGTCGGCCTGGGCGAGACGGTAGCCGACCGCGTGGCCATGCTCGCCACGCTGGCCAACCTCCCCGTCCCGCCGGAAAGCGTGCCCATCAATGCGCTGGTCGCCGTCCCCGGCACCCCGCTCGCCGACCGCCCCCGCGTCGACATCTGGGACATGGTACGCACCATCGCGACCGCTCGGATCCTGATGCCCGCCGCCATGGTCAGGCTCTCCGCCGGCCGGCTGGAGATGACCGAGAGCGACCAGGCGCTCTGCTTCCTCGCCGGCGCCAACTCGATCTTCGCCGGCGACAAGCTGCTGACGACCCCCAACCCGGCCGTAGACCGCGACAAGCAGATGTTCGAGCGCCTGGGCCTGACCCCGATGCCCGCCGCCGTCCATGCCGACTGA
- a CDS encoding beta-ketoacyl-[acyl-carrier-protein] synthase family protein has translation MSDAPAVVITGIGLMTGLGPDRESTWSAACAGRSAARWLDVPGFGPVVGCPVDLPDPGGSRALRLLDLAAVEAWADARLDSAGADPERIATLIGLSKGCIDRLSAAHVGLVSGNKGHAAALWAAAWPDVGARHVAHRFGLLGPNLAPIAACATGLVAVLQGRDLILRGACDVALAGSADASLDPLILGAFRRMKALALAAADSDPRILARPWDRGRRGFVVGEGAAVLVLERADLARARGVLPYVELAGGALGADAYHETDLNPDPTGLARLITLALARSGVCREEVDHINVHGTGTRVNDPLECRAIRRAFGADADRISCSANKGQIGHALGAAGSVELALTALAMRDGFIPPTLNLDDPDPACDLDGTPHVGRSRPIRAALKLSIGFGGHLAAAVLKRPEGPSR, from the coding sequence ATGAGCGACGCGCCCGCCGTGGTCATCACCGGCATCGGCCTGATGACCGGCCTTGGCCCCGATCGAGAGTCGACCTGGTCGGCCGCATGCGCCGGCCGTTCGGCCGCGCGCTGGCTCGACGTCCCAGGCTTCGGCCCGGTCGTCGGCTGTCCGGTCGACCTGCCCGACCCCGGCGGTTCCAGGGCCCTCCGGCTGCTCGACCTCGCCGCCGTCGAGGCCTGGGCCGACGCCCGGCTCGATTCCGCAGGCGCCGATCCCGAACGGATCGCCACCCTCATCGGCCTGAGCAAGGGGTGCATCGATCGCCTGTCCGCGGCCCATGTCGGCCTGGTGTCCGGGAACAAGGGGCACGCGGCGGCGCTCTGGGCGGCGGCCTGGCCCGATGTCGGTGCCCGCCACGTCGCCCATCGATTCGGCCTGCTCGGCCCGAACCTGGCGCCGATCGCGGCCTGCGCCACCGGGCTCGTGGCCGTCCTCCAGGGCCGCGACCTGATCCTCCGAGGCGCATGTGACGTCGCCCTGGCCGGCAGCGCCGATGCCTCGCTCGATCCACTCATCCTCGGTGCTTTCCGCCGGATGAAGGCCCTCGCCCTGGCCGCCGCCGACTCCGACCCCCGGATCCTCGCCCGCCCCTGGGATCGCGGTCGACGTGGCTTCGTCGTCGGCGAAGGGGCCGCCGTCCTGGTCCTGGAGCGAGCCGACCTGGCCCGCGCCCGAGGTGTCCTCCCCTACGTCGAACTGGCCGGCGGGGCGCTCGGCGCCGACGCCTATCATGAAACCGACCTGAATCCCGACCCGACCGGCCTCGCCCGCCTGATCACCCTGGCGCTGGCCCGATCCGGCGTCTGCCGCGAGGAGGTCGACCACATCAACGTGCACGGCACCGGGACCCGGGTCAACGACCCCCTCGAATGCCGGGCGATCCGTAGGGCCTTCGGGGCAGACGCCGACCGAATCTCTTGCTCGGCCAACAAAGGCCAGATTGGCCACGCTCTGGGGGCCGCCGGCTCGGTCGAGCTTGCGTTGACCGCCCTGGCGATGCGCGACGGATTCATCCCGCCGACCCTGAATCTCGACGACCCCGACCCCGCGTGCGACCTCGACGGCACCCCACACGTCGGGCGATCGAGACCGATTCGCGCGGCGTTGAAGCTGTCGATCGGCTTCGGCGGCCACCTGGCGGCGGCGGTCCTCAAGCGTCCGGAAGGGCCGAGCCGTTGA
- the bioF gene encoding 8-amino-7-oxononanoate synthase, translated as MNDPLAWIDDELAALSAKGLDRHLRPLGGGAPGRVVHDGRTLINFASNDYLGLAADPRLAAAANEAAATFGWGAGASPLVTGWREPHEKLAADLAAFEGAEAVALFPSGFAANLGTIVALVGPGDAVYLDRLNHACLVDGARLSGATLRVYPHADADRLARSLSRDVGRFRRILIATDGVFSMDGDLAPLPRLADLADEFGAMLLVDEAHGTGLLGPTGRGSAELLGVSDRVSIKVGTLSKALGSVGGFVAGSGRLVDFLINRARPLIYSTGLPPAAAAAASEALCISISEPWRRAHALELADRFRTAMVAPGQNVGDSRSAIVPVLIGDERETLALAGRLKERGLLVGAIRPPTVPRGTSRLRLGFCASHTDGDLAALLGAIGAI; from the coding sequence TTGAACGACCCGCTCGCCTGGATCGATGATGAGCTGGCCGCACTCTCCGCCAAGGGGCTCGACCGCCACCTCCGCCCGCTCGGCGGCGGGGCTCCTGGCCGAGTCGTCCACGACGGCCGGACCCTGATCAACTTCGCCTCCAACGACTACCTCGGCCTAGCCGCCGACCCCCGGCTGGCCGCCGCCGCCAACGAGGCCGCCGCGACATTCGGCTGGGGGGCCGGGGCAAGCCCGCTCGTCACGGGCTGGCGCGAGCCGCACGAGAAGCTCGCCGCCGATTTGGCCGCCTTCGAGGGCGCCGAGGCCGTGGCCCTCTTCCCCAGCGGGTTCGCCGCCAATCTCGGCACGATCGTGGCCTTGGTCGGTCCGGGGGACGCCGTTTACCTCGACCGCCTCAATCACGCCTGCCTGGTTGACGGAGCCCGCCTTTCGGGAGCCACCCTCCGCGTCTACCCCCATGCCGACGCCGACCGCCTGGCCCGCTCCCTTTCACGAGACGTAGGCCGATTCCGCCGGATCCTGATCGCCACCGACGGCGTTTTCAGCATGGACGGCGACCTCGCGCCCCTGCCTCGCCTGGCCGACCTGGCCGACGAGTTCGGGGCGATGCTGCTCGTCGACGAGGCCCACGGCACCGGGCTCCTCGGCCCGACCGGGCGCGGCTCCGCCGAGCTTCTGGGCGTCTCCGACCGCGTCTCGATCAAGGTCGGCACCCTGTCGAAAGCTCTGGGATCGGTGGGGGGATTCGTCGCTGGCTCGGGGCGGCTAGTCGACTTTCTCATCAACCGGGCCCGGCCGCTCATCTACTCGACGGGCCTCCCCCCGGCCGCCGCCGCCGCCGCGAGCGAGGCCCTCTGCATCTCGATTTCCGAACCCTGGCGGCGTGCTCACGCGCTCGAACTGGCCGATCGGTTTCGCACCGCGATGGTGGCCCCGGGCCAGAACGTGGGCGACTCGCGGTCGGCGATCGTCCCGGTCTTGATCGGCGACGAGCGCGAGACGCTTGCTCTGGCAGGCCGCCTCAAGGAGCGAGGCCTGCTCGTCGGCGCAATCCGCCCGCCGACCGTCCCGCGTGGCACGTCACGACTCAGATTGGGTTTCTGCGCCTCGCACACCGATGGCGACCTGGCCGCCCTCCTGGGCGCCATCGGCGCCATATGA
- a CDS encoding aminotransferase class V-fold PLP-dependent enzyme, with protein MDWAAIRRDEFPVARKWAYFDHAAVAPLPRRSGNALRRWVDGQETDAVVLWTHWQKHLEETRLRAARLINADAGEVAFVASTTLGIGLVAEGFPWRDGDSVISAADEYPSNVYPWMNLASRGVTLRRVAARDGRIQPEDIEAAIDGTTRVLAISFVEFSTGFRNDLDVLSEICKRRGVALLVDAIQGLGPLTLDVKRTPIDFLSADGHKWLLGPEGAGILYVRREWIEQLRCLGTLGAHSVVDAHAYSGDNFTLKPDARRWEGGCYNMAGIQAFGQSLALFEEIGFDAVSARILDRADAVREVARARGWTVFGSSKPADCAGIVSLSRAGVDPESIVRHGRETGVVVSCRAGRLRVSPHIYNDDDDLGRLGELLGS; from the coding sequence ATGGATTGGGCGGCGATCCGCCGAGATGAGTTCCCCGTGGCCCGCAAGTGGGCCTACTTCGACCACGCCGCGGTGGCACCCCTGCCACGCCGGTCGGGCAACGCCCTGCGCCGATGGGTCGACGGGCAGGAGACCGACGCGGTGGTCCTGTGGACCCACTGGCAGAAGCACCTCGAAGAGACCCGCCTGCGTGCCGCACGACTCATCAACGCCGACGCCGGCGAGGTCGCGTTCGTCGCCAGCACCACGCTGGGCATCGGCCTGGTCGCCGAGGGATTCCCCTGGCGCGACGGCGACAGCGTGATCTCGGCCGCCGACGAATACCCGTCCAACGTCTATCCCTGGATGAATCTGGCGTCGCGAGGAGTGACCCTTCGCAGGGTGGCCGCGCGCGACGGCCGGATCCAGCCCGAGGACATCGAGGCGGCCATCGACGGCACCACCCGCGTGCTCGCGATCAGCTTCGTCGAGTTCTCCACCGGCTTCCGCAACGACCTGGACGTCCTCTCCGAGATCTGCAAGAGGCGCGGCGTCGCCCTGCTCGTCGACGCGATCCAGGGGCTAGGGCCGCTGACCCTCGACGTGAAGCGAACGCCGATCGACTTCCTCTCTGCCGACGGCCACAAATGGCTGCTCGGTCCCGAAGGGGCCGGAATCCTCTACGTCCGCCGCGAATGGATCGAACAGCTCCGATGCCTGGGCACGCTGGGTGCCCACAGCGTGGTCGACGCCCATGCGTATTCCGGCGACAATTTCACCCTCAAGCCCGACGCCAGGCGCTGGGAGGGGGGGTGCTACAACATGGCCGGCATCCAGGCGTTCGGCCAGAGCCTCGCGCTCTTCGAGGAGATCGGCTTCGACGCCGTCTCGGCCCGGATCCTCGACCGCGCCGACGCCGTCCGCGAGGTGGCCCGGGCCCGGGGCTGGACCGTCTTCGGGTCCAGCAAGCCGGCCGATTGCGCGGGCATCGTCTCGCTGTCCAGGGCGGGTGTCGACCCCGAGTCGATCGTCCGGCACGGGCGCGAGACCGGCGTGGTCGTCTCATGCCGGGCGGGCCGGCTCCGCGTCAGCCCCCACATTTATAACGACGACGACGACCTGGGCCGGCTCGGCGAGCTGCTCGGGAGTTGA
- the coaD gene encoding pantetheine-phosphate adenylyltransferase: MRPTSARTAVFTGTFDPLTLGHLDVIRRGRLLFDHLFVGIGVNPSKPTLFDVDERVSLATRVVAPYDNVTVEAFEDLAVHFVRRLGARVILRGVRTLSDMEYEFSMSLTNARLDPEVETVFLMADGEYSHVSSSLIKQVARHGGGDALGKFVPHELVSPILERIRLTSSRGG, encoded by the coding sequence ATGCGCCCGACGTCCGCACGAACGGCCGTCTTCACCGGCACGTTCGACCCCCTGACCCTCGGCCACCTCGACGTCATTCGCCGGGGACGACTCCTCTTCGACCACCTGTTCGTTGGCATCGGCGTGAACCCGAGCAAGCCGACCCTCTTCGATGTCGACGAGCGAGTCTCGCTGGCCACGCGCGTGGTGGCCCCCTACGACAACGTCACGGTCGAGGCCTTTGAGGATCTGGCCGTCCACTTCGTCCGCCGCCTGGGCGCCCGCGTCATCCTCCGCGGGGTGCGTACGCTCTCCGACATGGAGTATGAGTTCAGCATGTCGCTGACCAACGCCCGGCTCGACCCCGAGGTCGAGACGGTCTTTCTGATGGCCGACGGCGAGTACTCGCACGTCTCCAGCTCTCTCATCAAGCAGGTCGCTCGCCACGGCGGCGGCGACGCCCTGGGCAAGTTTGTCCCCCATGAGCTGGTCTCGCCCATCCTGGAGCGGATCCGGCTTACTTCCAGTCGCGGGGGATGA